The genomic interval AAAGGGATCGAGCGGCGCGGCAAACACGCCCACAAGGACAACTTCATCCATACGCTCAAGGTGCTCGACAACGTGGCGCGCCGCTCCGGCGACCTCTGGCTCCGCTGGGCCGCCGTGCTGCACGACATCGCCAAACCGCTCACGAAGGCCTACGACCCGCGCACGGGCTGGACCTTCCACGGCCACGAGGTCCTGGGATCGAAAATGGTTCCGGCGATCTTCCGCCAGCTGAAGCTGCCGCTCAACGAGCACATGAAGTTCGTGCAGAAGCTGGTCTTCCTCCACCTGCGGCCGATCATCCTCTCGGAGGAGATGGTGACCGACTCGGCCGTCCGGCGGCTGCTGTTCGAGGCGGGCAACGACATCGAGGCGCTGATGACCCTCTGCGAGGCGGACATCACCTCGGGCATCGACGCCAAGGTGAAGCGCTACATGGCCAACTTCGAGCTGGTGCGCCGCAAAATGAAGGACCTCGAGGAGCGCGACCGCATCCGCAACTTCCAGCCCCCGGTGACGGGCGAACTCATCATGCAGACCTACGGCATCGGCCCCTGCCGCCTGATCGGCGAGATCAAGGAGGTCATCAAGAACGCCATCCTCGACGGCGAGATTCCCAACGACTACGAGGCGGCCCGCGCCCTGATGGAGCGGCTGGCCGCGGAAAAAGGGCTGAAGGCCCGTTAGCCTCCGGCCCGCGGCCCCCGCATGCGGCGGGAACGGGTCAGACGATGCCCAGTTGCCGCCTGAATCCCTCGAGCAGCGCCGTGCGGACCTTCCGGTCGATCAGCTGCTCCTCCGAGACGTTCAGTCCCGTGAACCGGGGCACGGCGCCCTGCGCCTGCCTGTAAGCGAGGTTGCCGGTCGGCTCGCAGGCGAAGTATTCGCGGACGAAATAGTTGGTCGCCCGGTCGCTGCTCGTCGGGACCTTGTCGTATTCGTGAATGCGGAACCGGGGATAGCCTTCGGCCAGACCGCCGTTCGGAACCTCCATCCGGACCGTCCCGCCCTTGTAGTCGAACGAGAAGGTCCGCGGTTCGAGCCGGGCACGGCGGATCTCCCCGGCGGCGTACACCTCATTGAGGAAACACCTCTCGCCGTCGAATCCCAACAGGTGAAGTCCGTCGTCGGCCGCGACGAAATAATAGTGGCCGAGGTCCGTTTCGCGGGTGAAGGTGACGGCGCCGACGATCCCCTTCCCGATCCGCTCGCCCAACCCCTGTTTCGGGGCGGACGTCGAAATCAGCCCCCGGACCGGAGTCTCCCCGAGCACCTCCGCGATCTTGCCGAACCGGTCCGGATCGCGCAGATACTCGCCGACGATCGCCTCCCCGCGTTCCCGCCACACCGCCTCCGCCCGGTCGGCGGCGGCTTCGCACCGCTGTCTGAACCGGGGATAAAAGCATTTCATATAGACGAAATAGCCGATCAGAACGGCCGCAAGGACGACAACGGGAACCAGGTTGGCAATCATAAGCGATATCGTATTATTCGAGGTAAGACTTTTCTCCGGTCATTTGTATTTCGGTCTGGCATGGCCCCGCTCGTCGGTCTCGTAACGGGCGCGGGGGCGGCAACGCCTCTCCAGCACGTCGAACAGCGGGTAGAGCACCGCACCGCCCGCCAGCGCACCCGCTCCCCAGCGCCACTCCCCGGCGAGCAGCAGCGCGACGCCGGCGAGGGGCAGGCCGGAAGCGGCATACCTGAGCCGGAGGAAAATGCGGTGCAGCAACATGGCGGGCGTCGTTCGTCGGGGTTTGAAGCAAAGATAGCAAAAACCCGGCGACGGACCTCATGAAAAGCCGAAAAATTTATACGACCGTACAGTTTTTTTCACAAAAGACAAGAGAGGAAGCCGGAGCGGGCGGACAAGGGCCGCAACCGGCAAAGGACGCCCCGGGACAGTCCGGAACGGAACGCCCGCCCTCTTCCTCCGGACGACCGTCCTGCCGAACGGCCGCCCTGCCGGGAAACCGGACGGCTCACTCCGCCGTAAGCCGCGCCCGCCACGCATCGGGCACGGGGCGGCTCTCCTGCCGGACGAAGTCGAAGACGACCAACACCGACCTGCTTTCGCTGCGCACCTCCCCGTCCACGACGAGCCGCTGGAAGAGCGTCATCGACTTGTTGCCCACCTTTTCGCAGGTCGTCGTCACCCGCACGTCGTCGTGCATGCGCACCTGTCCCATGTAGGAGGTCGAGGTCGAGACGGTCACCACGCGCAGGTCGCCCAACAGCACCTCCTCGCCCAGCACCCGCGCATAGAAATCGGTCTTGCCCACGTCGAAATAGGACTGCTGCGCCACATTGTTCACATGCCGGAACGGGTCCAGATCCGAGAACCGCTTCTGCACCGGCGTTTCCAACACCCTGCCCATGCTACTCCCGGATGATTTTCACCTCGCCGCCTTCGCCGAACGCGATGATCGAAGAAGCCTTGCGGGTGGGTTTGCCCTCGAAACGGGGATTGACGACGAAATCCACGCCGTCCACGATCTCGCGCGCGACCTCCTCCAGCCCCGCGGGCGTCGCCTCGCCCGAAAGGTTGGCCGACGTCGAGACCAGGGGGCGGCGCAGTCCGCGCAGCAGCAGGCGGCAGAATTCGTGGTCGGGGACCCGCACGCCGAGCGTCCCCTCCTCGGGAATCAGGTTCCCGGCCACCCCGACGGCTCCCGGCAGGATGAGCGTCAGCGGCTTGGTGGCCATCTCCATCACGTCGAAGGCGATCCCCGGCGCCTTGTTCACATAGCGCACGGTCATCTCGGCCGAGGCGCACAGCACGAGCATCGACTTCTTGTTCTCGCTCCGCTTGAGCCGGTAGATCCGCTCCACGGCCGCGGCGTTCGTGGCGTCGCACCCGATACCCCAGACCGTATCGGTCGGATAGAGGATCAGTCCCCCCTCGCGCAGGACACGGACGGCCTCGTCGGCCTCGCGCTGCATTTCGGCCGCAGCGGCGTTTCGCACGGCGGTCATTTCAACGGAAGTATTTCGATCCAGTAGTCGTCCGGATCGTTGATGAAATAAAGCCCCATGTCGTAGTTTTCGAAACACACCCACCCGCGGGAACGGTGGTATTCGCGCACGGCGTCGTAATCGCCCGCCACGCGCATGCAGAGATGGCTCTCGTTCTCGCCCAGTTCGTAGGGCGCGGCGGCGTGGTCGCGGAGCCACGTCAGCTCCAGCCGGAAGGGCGACTCCCCGTCGCCCAGATAGACCAGCACGAACGAGCCGTCGGCGGCCTGCTTCCGACCGATCTCCTTGAGTCCCAATGCTTCGGCGTAAAATTTCAGGCTGCGGTCGAGATCGGTCACATTGACGTTGAAATGGTCGAATCTGCTCTTTATTTCCATAATCTTCGAGAGTTTGTCGTGCACAAATTTAGGCAAAGATTGTGAAAATCTGCCGGAAATATTTACCTTTGCGTCACAAAAGAAAAAAACAGACAAACGAGAATCGTATGGGAAGAGCCTTTGAGTATCGCAAAGCGAGAAAGCTGAAGCGCTGGGGACACATGGCCCGCACTTTCACGAAACTGGGCAAGGAGATCGAAATCGCCGTCAAGGCCGGCGGCTCCGACCCTTCGGGCAACACCCGCCTGCGTATTCTGATCCAGAACGCCAAGGCCGAGAACATGCCCAAAGAGAATATCGAACGCGCCATCAAGCGCGCCACCGAAAAGGACGCCGCCGACTACAAGGAGGTCATCTACGAGGGATACGGCCCCCACGGCATCGCGTTCCTGGTGGAGACGGCCACCGACAACACGAACCGCACGGTGGCCAACGTGCGCATGCACTTCAACAAGTGCGGCGGCACGCTGGGCAACAGCGGCTCGGTGGGCTTCCTCTTCGAGCACAAGTGCGTCTTCAAGTTCCGTCCCGCCGCCGGCGCCGATCCCGAGGAGCTGGAGCTGGAGATGATCGACCTGGGTGTGGACGAGTTCTACCCCGAAGAGGACGGCATCACGGTTTACGCCCCCTACGAGTCGTTCGGCGCCATCCAGAAGTGGCTCGACGACAAGGGATTCGAAATCGTATCGGGCGAATCGGTCCGCATCCCGACCGACACGAAGGAGCTCGACGCCGAAGGCCGCGAATCGGTCGAGAAACTCGTCGAAAAACTCGAGGAGGACGACGACGTGGTGAACGTTTACCACACGATGAAGGAGCCCGAGGAGGAGTAGGCCTCTCCGGACAATTAAAAAGGGGACGAGCAGAGAAAATCCGCTCGTCCCCTTTTAATTATCGGGCTGCGGCCCCTTCCGGCCGCCGGTCCGCAGCGCCCCTCCCCGTGCCCGTCATTCCATGCGTCAGAAGGGATAGCCCACACCGAAGTTCAGCGCCGTATTCTTCCACTTGAAGTCGTGAATCCACCGCTCGCCCGCGGGATTGTTGGGATTGTGGAGCTGGATGCCCCAGTCCAGACGCAGCACGGCGAACTTGATGTCGAAACGCAGACCGAGCCCCGTGTTGAATCCCAGTTGTTTGTAGAACCGGTCGAAATGGAACACGGCGTCGTCGGAGTACTCCGAAGGATTCTGCCGGATGTACCAGACATTGCCCAGATCGAAGAACGTGGCGCCGTGCACGATGCCCCAGACGGGGAAGCGCAGCTCGAGGTTGGCCTCCAGCTTCACGTCGCCCGTCTGCACGGGGAACGAGCCGTGCGGGTCGGGCACGGAGCCCTGTCCGAGCGTCCGGGGCGTCCAGCCGCGCATGCCGTTGCTGCCGCCGCAGTAGAACTGGCGGTCGAACGGCACGGAGGAGGAGTTGCCGTAGGCCATCGCCACGCCGCCGTAGATATGCCCCACGAGCGCCGTCACCCCGCCCAGCATGATCTTCCGGCTCACGCTCAGGTCGGTGCGGAAATACTGCGCGTAGGGAATGCCGAAAATCGTATAATAGGGTTTGTCCGACTTCGACGGCGAGAAGAAGAGGTGCTCCACCCCGTCGATCAGGTTGCCCGCCGTCTCCAGATTGAACCGGATGTTCGTGGCGTTTCCGTTCAGGTTCCGGCGCTGGTTGTTATAGCTGTATCCGAACGACAGTCCGCCGATGAACTGCGTGTTGAAACTCTCGAGCAGGTAACGGTTCGGCGTCAGCTCCTCCCCTTCCGAATCGGGATTGTCCACCATCAGGAACGACACGTCCAGGTCCCGTACATTCACCACGTTGATATCGACCGGCCGCAGCGAGAACGACGAATAGCGGTTGTTGCTCCACATGTAGGCGATGCCGGCGCTCGACAGCGTGCGGCGGTAGTAGGGACGGTCCTGGAAATTGACCGACAGCTCCACCTTGGTCCGGGGCTGGACCACCGAACGCTGCCGCCCCGTGCGCCACGGAAGCAGGAAGCGCGGGAAGGTCAGTCCGGTGGTGATGCCGAATTCCGTGGCGCGCTTCTTCTTCGCATCGGGCGCCTTCATGAACTCGTATCCCGCCGTGAAGGAGACGTCGAACGACTCGGCGCCGCGGAAGATGTTGCGGTTCTGGTAGCCGAGCGTCGCCTTCAGTCCGTAGAAGCTCGACGTCGTGCTCCCTTCCAGATCGACCTTGAAACTCTGCCGCAGCGTCGGCGTGCAGAGGATGTTGCACGTCAGATACCCCTCCCGCACGGAGCTCCGGGCCGCCGTATCGGTCGGCGAAGCCGCAGGGAAGGGAACGAAGTCCGCCGAATCGGCTCCCTGCGGCCGCTCCTCGAAGGAGATCTTCGCGCTCCTGAAATACCCGAGCGCCATCAGATCGGAATAGGTCCTGTTCACCTGCGACGCGTCGTAGAGGTAGCCCGGATAGAGCGGAATGGCCTGCCGCAGCACGGCCGGGCGCAGGGCGGGCCGCTTCTCGCTGACGACGTTCAGCCCCCGGTAATGGATCGTGTCGAGCCGCGAGAGGAGCGCCGTATCGGTCCTGAACGCCGCAGGATCGTAATCCGGGAAGACGTTGATCCGGTCGATCCTATACACCCGGTTGTCCTCCGTCCGGGGCCGTCCGCGGTCGTCGTATCCCGTCAGATTCTGCCGCACGACCATCCTCAGCTTCACGCGGTTGTCGCCCGTCAGCGTATCGGCGCGGAAGAGGATGTTACTGACCGAAAAGTTGTAGTACCCCTGCTCGCGCAGACGGGCCGTGATGCGTTCGCGTTCGGCGTCGAGCACCGAAACGTCGAACACGTCGCCCGCATGCAGCAGCGTCCCGGCCGTGTCGGACAGGATGAGCGGAGAGAGGGAATGGTCCTGGAACTCGTAAGAGACCGTGTCTATGCGGTAGGGCGCCCCCTGAAAGTTCCGGAAGGTCACCTTCGCCCGCCGTCGCCGCGACACGGTGTCCACCTCGCACGTCGCGCGCGAGGAGAAGAAGCCTTTCGAATCCATATAGACCTTCAGGTTCTGCACGCTCCGCTCCGTGAGCGACAGATCGAACAGCACGGGGGCCTCGCCGACGCGGCGTTTCCAGTTGTTCCAGCCGTTATCCCGTGCGGAATCGGCCTGCTCGTAGAGCCAGACGTAGAAGTTGGTCCCCAGCAGCCGCTTGTTGGGCGTCTGCCGCACGTACTTCTCGAGCTCCGAGGCCGCGATGCGTTCGCGGCGCGGCGTCGCCTTGTCGTCCTCGATGCGGACCCGCTGCAAGAAATACCCGCCCTCAGGGATATGCCGCGTGACGCTGCACGCCGAACCGGCAAGGCTCAGCGCGACGGCGACCAGACAGCGACACGCCCTCCGCACGGGACGTCAGTTGTTGAAGAACCCCTTCTCCTTGAGCAGGGCGAAATAGGACCGCGAAATGGCCAGGTTGTCCCGCCGCACATACCGCCGCTCGGTGAACACCTGCGCTAGATTCGGCAGTCCGTTCTCCTCGAGCAGGCGCCGGGTCAGCTCCGACTCCTCGCGTTCGGCCCACAGCTCGTCGATCTCCGCGGCCGTGTAGTCGGTGTACTTCTCGTAGTGGACCACGGCCTCCAGCGGCAGGCGGTCGGTCAGCTCCGGCGACTCGTCGGGGTATCCCGTCACGACGGTCGTCACCGGAATCACCCCTTTGGGCAGGGAGAGCACCCGGGAGATCTCGGCGGCCGTGTAGATCGTCGTGCCGAGGTAGCAGATGCCCAGCCCGTGCGACTCGGCCGCGACGCAGAAGTTCTGCGCGGCCAGCAGCGCATCGGTCGAGGCGTTCAGAAACCAGGCGAAGTTGTCGTAGGCCGGATCGGCGTCGCGCTGCTCGCACCACATCGTGAAGCGGTGCACGTCGGCGCAGACGGTCACCACGCACGGCGCCTCGCGGACCATCGGCTGGTCGAAATGGCAGGGCGAAAGCCGCTCGCGCAGCGCGGCATCGCGGGTCACCACCAGCGAATAGAGCTGCATGTTGCCGCACGTCGAGGCGCGCGATGCCGCTTCGAGACATTCGCGGAGCACCTCCTCGGGAATCGGCTCCGGACGGAACTTACGGATCGAACGATGCTTGAAAAGCACACTTTTCATGGACCGGTATCTTTTAGAATTTCGCGTTGGACCAATGCTCCGCCGCGGCATGAGAGGGCCCGGCGGATATTTTCCGCAAAATTAGCAAAACTTTTAGAAGTTTTATTATTTTTGCCGTAACATAACTTTCTCACGCACGTGCGAACGGAATTTGCCAAATACGAAGGCGCAGGCAACGACTTCATCCTCATAGACAACCGCGGCGAAGGATTCACGCCCGACCCGCGGCTGATCGCCCGCCTCTGCGACCGCCACTTCGGCATCGGCGCCGACGGAGTGATGACGCTCTCCCGCAGCGCCGGGACCGACTGCGCGATGCGTTACTTCAACGCCGACGGTTCGGAAGGCGAAATGTGCGGCAACGGAGCCCGCTGCTTCGCCCTTTTCGCCGAGCACCTGGGCATCGGCGGCGAACGCAAACGCTTCACCGCCGCGGACGGGCTGCACACGGCCCGCATCCTCCGCACGGAGGGGACGGGCGGCCTGGTCGAACTGGGCATGACGGAGGTCGCGGAGATCCGCCGCGGCGACGGGTGGTGGTTCCTCAACACGGGCGTTCCCCACTACGTCGAATTCGTCAGGGACCTCGACACGGCGGACGTCTGCGGCCGGGGCCGGGCGATCCGCCGCGACACGGCGCGGTTCCCGCAGGGCACGAACGTCAATTTCGTCCGCATCCTGCGCGACGGCGCGATCGCCGTCCGCACCT from Alistipes dispar carries:
- the tamL gene encoding translocation and assembly module lipoprotein TamL, whose translation is MRRACRCLVAVALSLAGSACSVTRHIPEGGYFLQRVRIEDDKATPRRERIAASELEKYVRQTPNKRLLGTNFYVWLYEQADSARDNGWNNWKRRVGEAPVLFDLSLTERSVQNLKVYMDSKGFFSSRATCEVDTVSRRRRAKVTFRNFQGAPYRIDTVSYEFQDHSLSPLILSDTAGTLLHAGDVFDVSVLDAERERITARLREQGYYNFSVSNILFRADTLTGDNRVKLRMVVRQNLTGYDDRGRPRTEDNRVYRIDRINVFPDYDPAAFRTDTALLSRLDTIHYRGLNVVSEKRPALRPAVLRQAIPLYPGYLYDASQVNRTYSDLMALGYFRSAKISFEERPQGADSADFVPFPAASPTDTAARSSVREGYLTCNILCTPTLRQSFKVDLEGSTTSSFYGLKATLGYQNRNIFRGAESFDVSFTAGYEFMKAPDAKKKRATEFGITTGLTFPRFLLPWRTGRQRSVVQPRTKVELSVNFQDRPYYRRTLSSAGIAYMWSNNRYSSFSLRPVDINVVNVRDLDVSFLMVDNPDSEGEELTPNRYLLESFNTQFIGGLSFGYSYNNQRRNLNGNATNIRFNLETAGNLIDGVEHLFFSPSKSDKPYYTIFGIPYAQYFRTDLSVSRKIMLGGVTALVGHIYGGVAMAYGNSSSVPFDRQFYCGGSNGMRGWTPRTLGQGSVPDPHGSFPVQTGDVKLEANLELRFPVWGIVHGATFFDLGNVWYIRQNPSEYSDDAVFHFDRFYKQLGFNTGLGLRFDIKFAVLRLDWGIQLHNPNNPAGERWIHDFKWKNTALNFGVGYPF
- a CDS encoding YebC/PmpR family DNA-binding transcriptional regulator, which gives rise to MGRAFEYRKARKLKRWGHMARTFTKLGKEIEIAVKAGGSDPSGNTRLRILIQNAKAENMPKENIERAIKRATEKDAADYKEVIYEGYGPHGIAFLVETATDNTNRTVANVRMHFNKCGGTLGNSGSVGFLFEHKCVFKFRPAAGADPEELELEMIDLGVDEFYPEEDGITVYAPYESFGAIQKWLDDKGFEIVSGESVRIPTDTKELDAEGRESVEKLVEKLEEDDDVVNVYHTMKEPEEE
- a CDS encoding acyl-CoA thioesterase; protein product: MGRVLETPVQKRFSDLDPFRHVNNVAQQSYFDVGKTDFYARVLGEEVLLGDLRVVTVSTSTSYMGQVRMHDDVRVTTTCEKVGNKSMTLFQRLVVDGEVRSESRSVLVVFDFVRQESRPVPDAWRARLTAE
- a CDS encoding VOC family protein; the encoded protein is MEIKSRFDHFNVNVTDLDRSLKFYAEALGLKEIGRKQAADGSFVLVYLGDGESPFRLELTWLRDHAAAPYELGENESHLCMRVAGDYDAVREYHRSRGWVCFENYDMGLYFINDPDDYWIEILPLK
- the dapF gene encoding diaminopimelate epimerase codes for the protein MRTEFAKYEGAGNDFILIDNRGEGFTPDPRLIARLCDRHFGIGADGVMTLSRSAGTDCAMRYFNADGSEGEMCGNGARCFALFAEHLGIGGERKRFTAADGLHTARILRTEGTGGLVELGMTEVAEIRRGDGWWFLNTGVPHYVEFVRDLDTADVCGRGRAIRRDTARFPQGTNVNFVRILRDGAIAVRTYERGVEAETLACGTGATAAAIVTNFACQPAVLRYDVAVPGGTLSVRFSREAATEHYSDIRLTGPARRVFAGEFGTEDF
- a CDS encoding nitroreductase family protein, giving the protein MKSVLFKHRSIRKFRPEPIPEEVLRECLEAASRASTCGNMQLYSLVVTRDAALRERLSPCHFDQPMVREAPCVVTVCADVHRFTMWCEQRDADPAYDNFAWFLNASTDALLAAQNFCVAAESHGLGICYLGTTIYTAAEISRVLSLPKGVIPVTTVVTGYPDESPELTDRLPLEAVVHYEKYTDYTAAEIDELWAEREESELTRRLLEENGLPNLAQVFTERRYVRRDNLAISRSYFALLKEKGFFNN
- a CDS encoding L-threonylcarbamoyladenylate synthase, with the translated sequence MTAVRNAAAAEMQREADEAVRVLREGGLILYPTDTVWGIGCDATNAAAVERIYRLKRSENKKSMLVLCASAEMTVRYVNKAPGIAFDVMEMATKPLTLILPGAVGVAGNLIPEEGTLGVRVPDHEFCRLLLRGLRRPLVSTSANLSGEATPAGLEEVAREIVDGVDFVVNPRFEGKPTRKASSIIAFGEGGEVKIIRE